A window of Flavobacteriales bacterium contains these coding sequences:
- a CDS encoding MarR family transcriptional regulator has protein sequence MKLEEEIKQEKGFSSERHKAVVNIMFTDSWIRSMLNDLLKPHKLTNQQYNVLRILRGSTPKPLSTSCIRGRMLDKMSDASRIVDRLVQKGLVSRKTCSVDKRLVDVFITKAGLKLLEAIDVQMENFNKKVVTITEEEAATLNSILDKLRG, from the coding sequence ATGAAATTAGAAGAGGAAATAAAGCAGGAGAAAGGCTTTTCGAGCGAGCGTCATAAAGCCGTGGTGAATATCATGTTTACCGACAGTTGGATCCGAAGCATGTTGAATGACCTGCTGAAACCGCACAAGCTCACCAATCAGCAATATAATGTGCTTCGTATTCTGCGCGGAAGTACACCGAAGCCGCTGAGTACGTCATGCATCCGCGGACGAATGTTGGACAAGATGTCAGACGCTTCGCGTATTGTGGACAGATTGGTGCAGAAAGGTCTGGTAAGCCGCAAAACGTGTTCGGTAGACAAGCGTTTGGTGGATGTGTTTATTACCAAAGCAGGCTTGAAGTTGCTGGAGGCCATTGATGTGCAGATGGAGAACTTCAACAAGAAAGTGGTGACCATCACCGAAGAGGAAGCGGCAACCCTGAACTCGA